In Macrobrachium nipponense isolate FS-2020 chromosome 25, ASM1510439v2, whole genome shotgun sequence, one genomic interval encodes:
- the LOC135199380 gene encoding zinc finger protein 665-like, with the protein MLNIHMRVHTGEKPFKCNDCGKAFSQKGMLNIHMRVHTGEKPFKCNDCEKAFPSKSNFEYHMMSHTGEKPFKCNDCGKGYSSKSNLNIHIRVHTGEKPFKCNVCGKAFSSKSNLDFHMMSHTEEKPFKCNDCGKAFSLKGMLNIHMRVHTGEKPFKCNDCGKAFSLKGDLNNHMRVHTGEKPFKCNDCGKAFSLKGHPKYHMRVHIGEKPFKCDDCGKAFSRKDHLNIHMRVHTGEKPFKCNDCGKAFSLKGHLEYHMRVHTREKPFKCNDCGKAFSRKDHLNIHMTVHTGEKPFKCNNCGKAFSRKHHLNIHMRIHTGEKPFKCNDCGKAFSRKDHLNIHMRVHT; encoded by the coding sequence ATGCTTAACATTCATATGAgggttcacactggagagaagccatttaaatgtaatgactgtgggaaagcattttctcagaAAGGTATGCTTAACATTCATATGAgggttcacactggagagaagccatttaaatgtaatgactgtgaGAAAGCATTCCCTAGTAAAAGTAATTTTGAATATCATATGATGagtcacactggagagaagccatttaaatgtaatgactgtgggaaaggaTATTCTAGTAAAAGTAATCTTAACATTCATATTAgggttcacactggagagaaaccatttaaatgtaatgtctgtgggaaagcattttctagTAAAAGTAATCTTGATTTTCATATGATGAGTCACACTgaagagaagccatttaaatgtaatgactgtgggaaagcattttctttgAAAGGTATGCTTAACATTCATATGAgggttcacactggagagaagccatttaaatgtaatgactgtgggaaagcattttctttgAAAGGTGACCTTAACAATCATATGAgggttcacactggagagaagccatttaaatgtaatgactgtgggaaagcattttctctgAAAGGTCATCCTAAATATCATATGAGGGTTCACattggagagaagccatttaaatgtgatgattgtgggaaagcattttctagGAAAGATCATCTTAACATTCATATGAgggttcacactggagagaagccatttaaatgtaatgattgtgggaaagcattttctttgAAAGGTCATCTTGAATATCATATGAGGGTTCACACtagagagaagccatttaaatgtaatgattgtgggaaagcattttctagGAAAGATCATCTTAACATTCATATGACggttcacactggagagaagccatttaaatgtaataattgtgggaaagcattttctagGAAACATCATCTTAACATTCATATGAGgattcacactggagagaagccatttaaatgtaatgattgtgggaaagcattttctagGAAAGATCATCTTAACATTCATATGAGGGTTCATACttga